The nucleotide window GGATGACGGTCGCGATGGTCACCACCGCCGTCGAGCAGACCCCCACCATCGACGAACCCGTGTACGTGGCGACGGCCGAGGTGTACCTCAAGGAACGCAGCTTCCGCCACAACCCCGAACATCCGCCGCTGGGCAAGCTGGTCATCGCCTCCGGCCTGGTCTTCACCGACGTGCACCTCGACCGCGGTTTCACCGGCAGCCAGCAGGCGCTGGGCCGGCACGTGCTGTACGAGTCGGGCAACGACCCCGGCCGCCTGATGCTGCTGGCCCGCCTGCCCGTGATCGTCCTGACGCTGCTGTTCGGGCTCGTCGTCCTCGCGTTCGCCCGCGACCTGACCGGCCCGGCCGGCGGACTCGTGGCACTCGCCCTGTACGCGTTCTCCCCGGACGTCGTCGCGAACGGCTCGCTGGCCACGCTCGACGTACCGGCGGCCGGGTTCCTGCTCACCTGCGTATGGCTGCTGTGGCGGGCCCGGCGGCGCCCGCACCCGCATCTGCTCCTCGCGGGCGTGGCGTTGGGGGCGGCCGCGGCGACGAAGATGAGCGTGCTGCCGCTGGTCCCGGTACTGATGCTGCTGGGCGTCCTGTCCCTCTGGCAGGCCCGCCGCACCCCCGGCCTCGACGTCCGGGCCCGGACGAGGCTCCTGCTGCACGGGGCCGCCGCCGCCCTCGGCATGGCGCTGGTCGCGGTCGCCGTCGTGTGGGCCGCCTATCTCGTGGTCGACCCCCGGCTGCGCTGGGCGGGCGCGGAGAACGTGCCGGACATCCGCGGGATGCGCGGCCGGGCGGCGGCGTGGCTGCCGTTCCCGGAGGCGTACCGGGACGGCATGCGCATCCAGTTCGGCTTCGAGTACGACGTCTGGCAGGGGTTCCTCTTCGGGCGGCTCTACGAGGGCTCGCTCTGGTACTACCTGCCGGCCGCGCTCCTGGTGAAGACCCCGCTCGGCACGCTCGCGCTGTGGGGCGCGGGCGCCGTCGCCGTCCTGACCGTACGCCGGCTGCGCCCCGCCCTCCCGTACGTGCTCGTCCCCCCGGCCGTGCTGCTGGCCGTCTCCATGAACGGCGCCCGGGACCTCGGGGTGCGGTACGCGGTGTTCATGCCGATGTTCCTGGCCGTCGCCGCCGCCGGGGTGACACTCCTGCGCCGCCGTGCCGTCCACCGGGCGACGGTGGCGCTGGTCTGCTTCGTGGCGGTCAGTTCGCTGCGCACCTACCCGTACTACCTGCCGTACTCCAACGAGGCGTTCGGCGGACCGTCCAGCACCCATCTGCGGCTGCACGACTCGAACGTCGACTGGGGCCAGGACCTGGGCCGCCTCGCGGACCACCTCCACCGGCACCGCCCCGGCGAACGGGTCTGGCTCGTCTACAAGGGCGCGGGCGTGCCCGCCTACTACGGCATCGACGCGTCCGACCCGCTCAAGGCCCCGCTCGGCGAGGTGCACGGACTGCTGGTGGTGTCCGACTCGGCGGCGGCGAAGGCGGACGGACGGCTGGCCGCGCTGCTCGCCACCAGCACACCGGTCGACGAGGTCGGCCACTCGATCACGGTCTACCGGCGCCGCTGACGCGGACCGCCACCGGAGGCCGGTTCCGTCACAACCGGCGCTCGCGCCCGACCGGTTCGGCCGTCGCGAGGGTACCGTCCCGTCATGACGACGCGTCGGACGAGGGGGCGCGGTGCGGCCAGGACGATCGTGACGGTCCTCATGTGCCTCCTGGTGGCACTCCCCGCGCGCAGCGGCGCCGCGCCCGGCGCGGCGGCCGTACCGGACATGTCCCGGAGCCACTACGTCGGCACGTTCAACATCTACGGGAACATCGGCCACCGGGGCGACGCCGGCGACTGGATCAGGGACGAGGCCGACGCCATCGGGGACCTCACGGCGGGCGACCTCGACCGGTGGCTGTTCATCGGCCTCCAGGAGGTCTGCAGGGCCCAGGGGGAGCGTTTCGCGCGGGAGCTGGGCATGCGCAGCGCGTTCGTCGACACCGGTACGAAGTGCGCCGACGGCCAACCGTACGGGAACACGGTCCTGTTCCACCCGGCCGCCGAGATCCTGCCGCCGGCCCTGCTGCCCAACCCGGACGGCAGGGGCGGCGAGCGGGGCATCGTCTGTGCCGTCGTCCGTGCTCCGGGCGAGCCGGACCGGCCGGGCCCGCCCGTCACGGCGTGCAGCACACACCTGATCGCCGGCGGTACGAAGGGCGGGGAACGGCGGGCGCAGACCGGGTTCATCCATGACGGATGGCGGCCGGACGGCGTCCACCTGCTCGGCGCCGAGGGCCCGGTCGTCCTGGCGGGCGACCTGAACGCACCGCCCGACGCGCCGGAACTGGACGTGCTGTACGGCGACGGCAGCGAGGCGGGCGGCCCGCGTGAGACCGGACCGCCGTACACCCGCCCCACCTACGACGACGGCCGCAAGCTCGACTACCTGTTCACCTGGGGTGCGCGGGGCACCTGGCTGTGGCACGGCGCCGGTGTGCGCCGGACCGTCCACTCCGACCACAGTTTCTACTACGCCGAGCTGTCGACCGGCGCCGGATGAGCGACGGCCGGACGAGCAGCAGGTCCCGACGCGGGTGAGCGGACTGCCTCGGGACGGTGGACGCCGCGGGGGCGGTACCCCGGGCGTCGGCGGCCTCCCCCCCTCGTGACGCCGCAGGGGTCCGAACGGCCGTATCGACCGCGGTGTCCGGGGGCGGGGCCCATAGCGTGATCACGGCAGGCACGGACCCCGTGACACGGACGACCCCTGGTGGCGCGATGTGCTGGAGTGCGACGGCCGACCTCGTGGCGGGCTGCGGTGTCGCCGCCGTCGGCGTGGCCTGCGTGGCACGCACGCGCCGGCCGGCCGATCTGCCGCTGGCCGCGCTGCCCGTGCTCCTGGGCGCCCACCAGATCGTCGAGTCCTCGGTCTGGCGCTCCGGCGGCGGCACCGGACCCGCCACCGTGGCCTGGGCGGCGATCGCCCTGCCGCTGCTCGCGGTGTGGGTGCCGGTGGGTGTGCTGTGGGTGGCGCCGAGGAGTGCCGTGCGGCGGCTGGTGGTTCCGCTCGTCGCCGGACTCGCCACCGCGGCGGTGCTCTCGTACCGCCTCGCCACGCATTCCGTGACGGCCGAGATCCGCGGTCGCACCGTCGGCTACGCCGTCTCCCTGCCCGGCGCCGAGCTGCTCGTGGCGGGCTACCTGCTGGCCACGATCGGCGCCCTCCTGCTCTCCGGCGACCGCACCCTGCGCGTCCTCGGCGTCCTGGTGGCCGTCGGCGCGGCCACCTGCTGGGCGCTGTGGCGGGCGGAGTTCATCTCGACGTGGTGCGCGTTCGCGGCGCTGTGCTCGGTGGTGCTGTACCGCTGGGTGCGGGAGCGGTCCGTGCCACGGGATGGCGCCCGTGTGTCCGCGGGACGGTGAGGGCGGTGAGGACGCTGAAGGCGGGGCGGTCAGGGCGGGGCGTGCCCGGAGACGCCCGCCCCGCCCCGTCCCGTCCCGCCCCGGGCAGGGCGGGACGGGACGGGGCCGGTGCCGTGCGCGGGCTCAGAAGTCGAGGCTCCAGCCGTCCAGGTAGCCCGGGTCGACCGTGAAGATGCCTGGTGTGTTGTCCGTGACGCGCAGTTTCCACGTGCCGTCGGCGGGCAGCGCCGACGCGTCGACCGTGAAGGTCGCGTGCAGTTCGGAACCGGTGTCCCAGACGAAGTCCTTCACGAGCAGCGCCGTGCCGTCCTCGCCGACCAGGTGGATGACCTGGCCGCCGATGAAGTCGTGGACCAGGTCGACGGTGACCTTGAGGTCGCCGGCGGCTTTGCCCTCGCGGCCGGTGACGGTGATCGGCGACTCGACCGTGCGCCAGTTGGGGATGTCGAAGCGGGCGGGATTGACGAAGTGGTCGCCGCCGGAGGCCAGCACCGTCCAGGTCCAGGACAGTGTGCGGGTCTCCGCGGCGGAGTTCCTGATCGTGACGGCGGCGGGGAAGGCGCCGGCGGTCGCCGGAGTGCCGGAGACGAGCCCGGTCGCGGCGTCGACGGACAGGCCGTCCGGCAGGCCGGTGGCGGAGTACGTCAGGGCGCCCGGCCGGGTGGTCGTCGCCTCGACCTGGCGGCTGGTCGGCTGGCCGACCGCGGAGTCCCGGGCGGCGGGCGTCGCCGCGGCGATGTGGTTGACGTAGCGCGGGCCGACGTTGACGGCCGCCCAGGCGTTGCCGACCGCCTCGTACGCGTCGCTGGACCTGCCGAACAGGTCGGCGGCCGCCTGGAGGGTGGCGGTGCGGGCCCCCGCGTAGTCGGTGCCGCTGGTCATGTAGCGGGTCAGGGCCCGGTACCAGACGTTGGTGGCGTTGTGCAGGCCGAGCCCCGCGACCGGCAGGCCGTCGTAGGTGGGGCTGTCGTAGGCGATGCCCTTGACGGTCTTCTCGCCGCTGCCCTCGGCGAGCAGATAGAAGAAGTGGTTGGCGACGCCCGAGCTGAAGTGCGGATCGAGCTTGCGGGTCTGCTCGGTCCAGTGGTCCTGCGAGGTGCCCTTCGCGGAGGCGTCCTTGGACGGCTGGTCCATGTACCGCAAGGGCTTTCCGGTGCCGCGCACGTCGGCCAGCTCGCCGATCCGGTAGTCCGGCACGTCCTCGGCGTTGTCGGCGAAGAACTCCACGGCGGTGCCCATGATGTCGCTGGTGGCCTCGTTGAGGCCGCCCGATTCGCCGGAGTACGTGAGGTTCGCGGTGGCGGAGGTGACGCCGTGGGTCATCTCGTGGGCGGCGATGTCGAGTTCGGTGAGCGGCCGGGTGTCGTCCAGGCCGTCGCCGTAGGTCATGCAGAAGCAGAGGTCGTCCCAGAAGGCGTTGGCGTACCCCTTGCCGTAGTGCACGCGGGAGCGGGCGCCGACGCCGTCGTCGGCTATGCCGTTGCGGCCGAACCGGTCGTGGTAGAAGTCCCAGGTCTGCTGCGCGCCGTAGGCGGCGTCCACGGCGGCCGTCTGCGGGTCGGCGGGCGTCCCGTCGCCCCAGACATCGTTGTCATCCGTCAGGGGGACGCCGTTGCCGCCCGCGCTGATGTCGTACGTCGTGTGCCCGCCGCGCTGGGGATCGGTCAGCCGGTAGAGGTCGCCGTCGCGGACGGAGCCGACCTGCACGGTGCCGCTGTACCGGCTCGCCCCGGTGCCGGAGTGGACCTGCTCGAAGCTTCCCAGCCGCGCGCCGCTGTCCGCGTCGGTCACCACTCGCAGCCTGCTCGGCGTCCCGTCCTCCTGCACGCCGGTGACCAGGCTCTCCCAGGCGAGTACGGGCTCGGCGACCCCGTCTCCCGCCCAGACGACGAGCCGCGGCGCGCCCTCCGCGGCGGCCTCGCCGGTCTTCTGCGACGCGGCCGCCTTCAGCGCCGCCTTCGCGGCCGTCACGGTGGCCTTCGTCGTCGGTATCGAGACGGTCGCCGGCGACGACCTGGAGACGGTGCGGGCGGTGCCGCGCTCGTGGACCACGAGGTCACCGCCGAGAACGGGCAGCCCGGCGAACGTGCGCTCGTAGCGGGTGTGGACGGTCCCGTCGGCGTCCTTGACGACGTCCTTCGGTATCAGCTTCTCGCGCGCGCCCAGTTTCAGCGAACGAGCCGTGTCCGTACGGGAGTCGGTCGCCGCCGAGAGCAGCTTCCTCCGCTGCGGCGCGGAGAGCCCGACCGTTTCGGCGCCGGGTCTGGGCTCCGCCTCGATCTGCCGGGGCGCCCGGTCCGCGCGGGTGCCTCCGGGGCCGGCGCTCCAGGCGGGGAGTGTCGAACCGGTGAGCGCGACCAGCGCGGTGACCGCGATCGCCGCCGTGCGCGAGCGGCCGGGGCCGCAGCGGCGGGCTGGTGGAGAACTCGGGGACGACGATGTCGTCCCCTTCGTACGGAAGATGTCCGTCACTGCTGCAACTCCTATGTGTCGGCCGTCTGCTGACGGCCCATCAGAACAAGGGACCGGAGGCC belongs to Streptomyces sp. V3I8 and includes:
- a CDS encoding ArnT family glycosyltransferase — encoded protein: MSAPRVTPVEGDGHTAPHPAEPPSTAERPRGYGGLLRYVRHARRRRWLYALTVLALLAGMTVAMVTTAVEQTPTIDEPVYVATAEVYLKERSFRHNPEHPPLGKLVIASGLVFTDVHLDRGFTGSQQALGRHVLYESGNDPGRLMLLARLPVIVLTLLFGLVVLAFARDLTGPAGGLVALALYAFSPDVVANGSLATLDVPAAGFLLTCVWLLWRARRRPHPHLLLAGVALGAAAATKMSVLPLVPVLMLLGVLSLWQARRTPGLDVRARTRLLLHGAAAALGMALVAVAVVWAAYLVVDPRLRWAGAENVPDIRGMRGRAAAWLPFPEAYRDGMRIQFGFEYDVWQGFLFGRLYEGSLWYYLPAALLVKTPLGTLALWGAGAVAVLTVRRLRPALPYVLVPPAVLLAVSMNGARDLGVRYAVFMPMFLAVAAAGVTLLRRRAVHRATVALVCFVAVSSLRTYPYYLPYSNEAFGGPSSTHLRLHDSNVDWGQDLGRLADHLHRHRPGERVWLVYKGAGVPAYYGIDASDPLKAPLGEVHGLLVVSDSAAAKADGRLAALLATSTPVDEVGHSITVYRRR
- a CDS encoding M4 family metallopeptidase, which translates into the protein MTDIFRTKGTTSSSPSSPPARRCGPGRSRTAAIAVTALVALTGSTLPAWSAGPGGTRADRAPRQIEAEPRPGAETVGLSAPQRRKLLSAATDSRTDTARSLKLGAREKLIPKDVVKDADGTVHTRYERTFAGLPVLGGDLVVHERGTARTVSRSSPATVSIPTTKATVTAAKAALKAAASQKTGEAAAEGAPRLVVWAGDGVAEPVLAWESLVTGVQEDGTPSRLRVVTDADSGARLGSFEQVHSGTGASRYSGTVQVGSVRDGDLYRLTDPQRGGHTTYDISAGGNGVPLTDDNDVWGDGTPADPQTAAVDAAYGAQQTWDFYHDRFGRNGIADDGVGARSRVHYGKGYANAFWDDLCFCMTYGDGLDDTRPLTELDIAAHEMTHGVTSATANLTYSGESGGLNEATSDIMGTAVEFFADNAEDVPDYRIGELADVRGTGKPLRYMDQPSKDASAKGTSQDHWTEQTRKLDPHFSSGVANHFFYLLAEGSGEKTVKGIAYDSPTYDGLPVAGLGLHNATNVWYRALTRYMTSGTDYAGARTATLQAAADLFGRSSDAYEAVGNAWAAVNVGPRYVNHIAAATPAARDSAVGQPTSRQVEATTTRPGALTYSATGLPDGLSVDAATGLVSGTPATAGAFPAAVTIRNSAAETRTLSWTWTVLASGGDHFVNPARFDIPNWRTVESPITVTGREGKAAGDLKVTVDLVHDFIGGQVIHLVGEDGTALLVKDFVWDTGSELHATFTVDASALPADGTWKLRVTDNTPGIFTVDPGYLDGWSLDF
- a CDS encoding DUF6629 family protein, with translation MCWSATADLVAGCGVAAVGVACVARTRRPADLPLAALPVLLGAHQIVESSVWRSGGGTGPATVAWAAIALPLLAVWVPVGVLWVAPRSAVRRLVVPLVAGLATAAVLSYRLATHSVTAEIRGRTVGYAVSLPGAELLVAGYLLATIGALLLSGDRTLRVLGVLVAVGAATCWALWRAEFISTWCAFAALCSVVLYRWVRERSVPRDGARVSAGR
- a CDS encoding endonuclease/exonuclease/phosphatase family protein, with the protein product MTTRRTRGRGAARTIVTVLMCLLVALPARSGAAPGAAAVPDMSRSHYVGTFNIYGNIGHRGDAGDWIRDEADAIGDLTAGDLDRWLFIGLQEVCRAQGERFARELGMRSAFVDTGTKCADGQPYGNTVLFHPAAEILPPALLPNPDGRGGERGIVCAVVRAPGEPDRPGPPVTACSTHLIAGGTKGGERRAQTGFIHDGWRPDGVHLLGAEGPVVLAGDLNAPPDAPELDVLYGDGSEAGGPRETGPPYTRPTYDDGRKLDYLFTWGARGTWLWHGAGVRRTVHSDHSFYYAELSTGAG